The region GGGGTTGCGCTTGTGCGGCATCGCGCTCGATCCCTTCTGCTTCTCGGAGAAGAACTCCTCGGCCTCGCGCACCTCGGTGCGTTGCAGGTGGCGAACTTCGGTGGCGATCTTATCAAGCGTGCTGGCGAGCACGGCGAGCGTGGCAACGTAAGCGGCGTGAAGATCGCGCTGAACGACTTGCGTTGCGATGGCTACCGGCTTGAGGCCCAGCCCAGCACAGATGGCCTCTTCGTGCTCGGGCTTGAGATGGCCAAAGGTGCCGACGGCTCCCGAGAGCTTGCCGACGCGGAGATCTTCGGCAGCGGTGTCGAAGCGGACGAGATTGCGCTGAACTTCGGCGTACCAGAGCAGAAGCTTCAGCCCAAAGGTCGAAGGTTCGGCATGAACGCCATGCGTGCGGCCAATGATCGGCGTGTGCTTGAACTCCACGGCGCGGCGCTTCAACACGTCGAGAAGGCCGACGATGCCGGTGTGGATGATCGCCGAGGCTTCCTTGAGCTGTAGCGCCTGCGCGGTATCAACGACATCGGTGGAGGTGAGGCCGTAGTGCAGCCAGCGTGAGTGCTCGGGATTGTTGATGTGCTCGGCGACGGTGGTGGTAAAGGCGATGACGTCGTGGCGGACCTCAGCCTCGATCTCGTCGATGCGGGCGACAGTGAAGTTGCCCTTGTCGCGAATCGTATCGGCGGCGTCTTGCGGCACAAGGCCGAACTTGGCGAGGGCCTGAGAGGCGGCAGCTTCAACGGTGAGCCACGAGCGGTACTTGTTTTCGTCAGACCAGATTTTGCCCATCGCGGGGCGTGTATAGCGGGCGATCATAAAAATCCTTGGGTATTATTTGAACTTTTTTGGGAAGCGTTACGAGTTGCTGACGCCGAAGAGTGCTGCCATTTCGTCGTGCAGGAAGCCGCGGCCTGGCCGATAGGGCTGTATCCATTTGCCGTCGAGGACGAACTGCGGAATGGCACGCTTGCCGACATTTTCGAGGACCTCCTCGGCGGCGCCAGGGGTCTCCTCGATATCGATCTCGGTGAAGGGGATGTTGTGTTTGGCGAGAAAGCGTTTGGCCTCGCGGCAGTCGCGGCACCATGAAGCCGAATAAACGGTCAGTTCCATGGCTCTATTTTACCTTTTCCGCGCTGCGCGAGGCCTTTTGTCGCTTATTGTGCTGCTTACTGCTCGTGGTAGTTGCGGATCAGGCCGCCGTCGGTGAAGTACGTGGAGCCGGTGACGTAGGCACCGTCTTCAGAGGCGAGGAAGAGAGCTACACCGGATACATCATCGACCGTGCCCAGACGTCCCAACGGAATGTTGGCGAGCAGAGCGTTGAGCTGTTCTTTGTTGTTGAGCAGGCTGGCGTTCATAGGCGTAATGACTGCGCCGGGGGCGATGTTGTTGACCGTGATGCCCAGCGGGCCAAGCTCGACGGCGAGGTTGCGCATCAACATGCGCATGCCGCCCTTGGCCGCGCAATAGCTGGCAAAGTGCGGAAAGACCATGTCCTCGTGAACAGAGCTGAGGTTGATGACGCGACCGGGCTGCTTGGCGTCGCGCAGACGACGAACGAAGGCCTGGGTCAAGAAGAACGCGCCGCGCAGATTGACGTTCAGAACAGCGTCGTAGTCCTTCTCGGTGACGTCCCAGAAGTCCGCGCCGATCTCGATACCGGCATTGTTGACGAGAATGTCGCAGCGGCCAAGCTGCTTATAGGCTTCTTCGATCAGGTTGTGCGTGTCGGCGGTCTTAGTGATATCGCCCAGAACGACGATGGCCTTTCCGCCCGCAGCCTCGGCTTTGGCTTTGGTCTCATTCGCACCCTCGGGCTTGATGTCATTGATGACGACGCTTGCTCCTTCGCTGGCGAAACGAATGGCGATGGCCTGCCCAATACCTGAACCAGCTCCGCTGATGACAGCGACTTTTCCTGCGAGACGACCTGACATGATTTTCTTTCCTCGATCCTTCTGAATGTCTACTTCGATTTTGTGCCGGATTTCCTGACCGCAGATTTCTTTGCTGCTTTTTTTGTAGCAGATTTAGCCGATGTATGCGGTTTCTCGGCCTTTTGTTTTTTGATCTCAGCTTTTTGCTTCGCAATGATCGCGGAGAGCTTTTCCTTGGCCTTTTCCAGTTCGGCGTGTCTCTCTTGAGAGAGATTTTTACCGGCGCGATTAATGTAAAAATTCAGCATCCTGATGCCAGAGGCCGGACCTTTCGGCGAGACCTTCTTCGATGCCAGGGCCTTGGCGATGGTGGATGCGCTCTTATTGAAAAGACCCTCGTCAGGATGGGTGGAATCAGTGTCCACTTTGGCTGACCACTTTTTCTTCGTCGTCATCGCTGCCTCCTTATTTTGTAGGATGCGGGCGGCGGCTTTGGCCTTACGGCGCTGGCGGAAAAAGCCGGTGAGCAGCGTACCGCACTCTTCGGCGAGCAAGCCGGGCTGCACTTCGACGCG is a window of Edaphobacter dinghuensis DNA encoding:
- the tadA gene encoding tRNA adenosine(34) deaminase TadA, whose translation is MQADLDHLREAIAEAQAAEAAGEVPVGAVVVHAAKIIGRGQNRVLRDSDPTAHAEIVALREAGRHLGNYRIEDCTLYVTLEPCAMCAGAILHARIARLVYAALDPKAGACGSVLAVMNHPQLNHRVEVQPGLLAEECGTLLTGFFRQRRKAKAAARILQNKEAAMTTKKKWSAKVDTDSTHPDEGLFNKSASTIAKALASKKVSPKGPASGIRMLNFYINRAGKNLSQERHAELEKAKEKLSAIIAKQKAEIKKQKAEKPHTSAKSATKKAAKKSAVRKSGTKSK
- a CDS encoding glutaredoxin family protein, which encodes MELTVYSASWCRDCREAKRFLAKHNIPFTEIDIEETPGAAEEVLENVGKRAIPQFVLDGKWIQPYRPGRGFLHDEMAALFGVSNS
- the purB gene encoding adenylosuccinate lyase, whose product is MIARYTRPAMGKIWSDENKYRSWLTVEAAASQALAKFGLVPQDAADTIRDKGNFTVARIDEIEAEVRHDVIAFTTTVAEHINNPEHSRWLHYGLTSTDVVDTAQALQLKEASAIIHTGIVGLLDVLKRRAVEFKHTPIIGRTHGVHAEPSTFGLKLLLWYAEVQRNLVRFDTAAEDLRVGKLSGAVGTFGHLKPEHEEAICAGLGLKPVAIATQVVQRDLHAAYVATLAVLASTLDKIATEVRHLQRTEVREAEEFFSEKQKGSSAMPHKRNPIVSEQISGLARVVRANAQTAFENVALWHERDISHSSAERVILPDSTILIDYLLAKTTNLIDKLLVYPARMLKNLESTGGLIFSGQLLLDLAESGMSREDAYRLVQGHAMNSWKNDLVFRDEVAKVPEITARLSPEKLARAFDYNRQLANVDAIFARVLGA
- a CDS encoding SDR family NAD(P)-dependent oxidoreductase is translated as MSGRLAGKVAVISGAGSGIGQAIAIRFASEGASVVINDIKPEGANETKAKAEAAGGKAIVVLGDITKTADTHNLIEEAYKQLGRCDILVNNAGIEIGADFWDVTEKDYDAVLNVNLRGAFFLTQAFVRRLRDAKQPGRVINLSSVHEDMVFPHFASYCAAKGGMRMLMRNLAVELGPLGITVNNIAPGAVITPMNASLLNNKEQLNALLANIPLGRLGTVDDVSGVALFLASEDGAYVTGSTYFTDGGLIRNYHEQ